GCTGCGCACCGAGTTCGGCGGGATGAACGCCGTGCTGACCGACCTGTGCCAGCAGACCGGCGACGCGCGGTGGCTCACGGTCGCGCAGCGGTTCGACCACGCGGCCGTGTTCGACCCCCTGGCGGCGACGCGTGAGTACAAGGCCACCGGTGCCACCCGTTACCGCGACATCGCCGCCAACGCGTGGGCCATGACCGTCAACGCGCACACCTACGTCATCGGCGGCAACAGCCAGGCCGAGCACTTCCGAGCGCCCAACGCCATCGCGTCGTTCCTCAGGGCGGACACGGCCGAGGCGTGCAACACCTACAACATGCTCAAGCTGACGCGCGAGCTGTGGGTGCTCAACCCGGACAACGCGGCCTACTTCGACTACTACGAGCAGGCGCTGCTCAACCACCTGATCGGCCAGCAGGACCCGGCCTCCGCGCACGGCCACGTCTGCTACTTCACCGCGCTCAACCCGGGCGGGCGGCGCGGGCAGGCCGGGCCGGTGGTCGGCGGCGGCAGCTTCAGCACCGACTACGGCACGTTCTGGTGCTGCCAGGGCACCGGGATCGAGACCAACACCAAGCCGGCGGACTCGATCTACTTCCACAACGGGGCCACGTTGACGGTCAACCTGTTCACGCCGTCGGTGCTGAACTGGTCGCAGCGGGGGATCACGGTCACCCAGACCACCACCTACCCGGTGAGCGACACGACCACCCTGACCGTCACGGGCAGCGTGGCCGGGTCGTGGACCATGCGCGTGCGCATCCCTTCCTGGAGCGCCGGCGCGACGATCAGCGTCAACGGCGCCGTGCAGGACATCGCCACCACGCCGGGCAGCTACGCCTCGCTGACCCGGTCGTGGACCTCCGGCGACCGGGTCGCGGTCCGGCTGCCGATGCGGGTGGTCATGCGCGCCGCCAACGACAACCCGGGCGTCTCGGCGATCACGTACGGCCCGATGGTGCTGTCGGGAAACTACGGCAACACCGCGCTGAGCGCGCTGCCGGCGCTGGACCCCGCGTCGATCACCCGCACCAGCACCACGGCGCTGGCGTTCACCGCCTCCGCCAACGGTTCCGCGGTCGCCCTGGGGCCGTTCTACGACGCGCACAACCACAACTACACCGTCTACTGGAACGTGTCGGGCAGCGCGGGGTACCGGCTGGTCAACGCCGCCAGCGGCTTGGTGCTGGGCGTGCAGGACATGTCCACCGCCGACGGCGGGCTGGTCGTGCAGTGGGACGACAACGGCACCGCCGACCACCTCTG
This genomic window from Saccharothrix sp. HUAS TT1 contains:
- a CDS encoding beta-L-arabinofuranosidase domain-containing protein, with protein sequence MPGTRSSHRPPTRFTRALPPLHESWSPHVLTPEPTRLAAGRWLDNQNRTLSYLRFVDVDRLLYNFRANHRLSTGGAAALGGWEAPNFEFRTHSQGHFLTAWAQAWAVLGDTTCRDKANHMVAELAKCQANKAAAGFNTGYLSGFPESDFTTVEQGTRKGVPYYCLHKTLAGLLDVWRLIGSTQARDVLLRFAGWVDWRTGRLSYSQMQTTLRTEFGGMNAVLTDLCQQTGDARWLTVAQRFDHAAVFDPLAATREYKATGATRYRDIAANAWAMTVNAHTYVIGGNSQAEHFRAPNAIASFLRADTAEACNTYNMLKLTRELWVLNPDNAAYFDYYEQALLNHLIGQQDPASAHGHVCYFTALNPGGRRGQAGPVVGGGSFSTDYGTFWCCQGTGIETNTKPADSIYFHNGATLTVNLFTPSVLNWSQRGITVTQTTTYPVSDTTTLTVTGSVAGSWTMRVRIPSWSAGATISVNGAVQDIATTPGSYASLTRSWTSGDRVAVRLPMRVVMRAANDNPGVSAITYGPMVLSGNYGNTALSALPALDPASITRTSTTALAFTASANGSAVALGPFYDAHNHNYTVYWNVSGSAGYRLVNAASGLVLGVQDMSTADGGLVVQWDDNGTADHLWRFI